A DNA window from Archocentrus centrarchus isolate MPI-CPG fArcCen1 chromosome 15, fArcCen1, whole genome shotgun sequence contains the following coding sequences:
- the setd4 gene encoding SET domain-containing protein 4: MRGHSHRAGRTARKRRQKNESTVRSVSLCHQPQFVNLLKFLHQRGFCSALLQPALFSDTGRGLQALQTIKPGQLVISLPESCLLTTSAVLDGYLGRYIKSWKPRLSPLLALCVFLVCERHRGEASDWFPYIDVLPTAYTCPACFSDDVMALLPTSVQRRALEQREAVKEMHSSNLEFFRSLQPILSQPAEDVLTYEALRWAWCSVNTRSVFMSHPSNNFLSGPDNYALAPFLDLLNHRPDVQVKAGFNDVTRCYEIRSVSGTLRYQQAFINYGSHDNQRLLLEYGFVAPANPHSVVYVDTDLLCDVLRGDRSLAQKIKFLRENEFLHNLTVSSEGPSWRLMTALRLLSLPQTLYHQWKAVLLGQLVCEEREQWSVWAAKTLCQRLLQDTCRALDKVSRLLQQSEQPVREQLDVVKSLRQEERCILGSCLEALEDSLRHNDNLLLGHPDVGAVS, translated from the exons ATGAGAGGTCACAGCCACAGAGCTGGACGAACTGCCCGGAAGCGGAGGCAGAAGAATGAAAGCACCGTCCGGTCAG TCTCTCTGTGTCACCAGCCGCAGTTTGTGAACCTGCTGAAGTTTCTCCACCAAAGAGGATTTTGCTCcgcgctgctgcagcctgcccTCTTCTCTG ACACCGGCAGAGGACTGCAGGCTCTCCAAACCATAAAG CCCGGTCAGCTGGTTATTTCCCTGCCAGAGTCGTGCCTCCTCACGACCTCCGCCGTCCTGGACGGCTACCTGGGACGCTACATCAAGAG CTGGAAACCCCGTCTTTCTCCCCTCTTGGCACTCTGTGTCTTCTTGGTGTGTGAGCGGCACAGAGGAGAGGCCTCTGATTGGTTCCCTTACATCGATGTGCTGCCCACAGCTTACACCTGTCCCGCCTGTTTCAGCGATGATGTCATGGCTCTTTTGCCTACTAGTGTGCAGAGGCGGGCCTTAGAGCAGAGGGAGGCAGTGAAAGAAATGCACTCCTCCAATCTGGAGTTTTTCAG GTCCCTGCAGCCAATCCTGAGCCAGCCCGCGGAGGATGTTTTGACCTATGAGGCACTGAG GTGGGCATGGTGTAGTGTCAACACGCGCTCCGTCTTCATGTCCCATCCTTCAAACAACTTCCTGTCTGGACCGGATAATTATGCTTTAGCTCCCTTTCTAGATCTGCTCAACCATCGGCCTGACGTGCAG GTAAAAGCAGGTTTTAATGACGTGACGAGATGTTATGAAATCAGGAGTGTTTCCGGGACTCTGCGTTACCAGCAGGCCTTCATTAACTACGGCTCCCACGATAACCAGCGGCTGCTGTTAGAGTACGGATTCGTCGCCCCCGCCAATCCCCACAGTGTGGTCTATGTGGACACAG ATCTGCTCTGTGATGTTTTAAGAGGTGACAGAAGTTTGGCTCAGAAGATCAAGTTTCTCAGAGAGAACGAGTTCCTTCA CAATCTCACCGTGTCCAGTGAAGGTCCCAGCTGGAGGCTGATGACGGCTCTCAGGCTGCTGTCGCTGCCACAAACGCTGTA cCACCAGTGGAAGGCAGTGTTACTCGGTCAGCTGGTGtgtgaggagagagagcagtggagtGTCTGGGCAGCTAAGACTCTCTGTCAGCGACTACTACAGGACACATGTAGAGCTCTAGATAAG GTCTCACGTCTCCTCCAGCAGAGTGAGCAGCCAGTCAGGGAGCAGCTAGATGTGGTCAAGTCACTGCGACAGGAGGAGAGGTGCATCCTGGGAAGCTGCCTTGAGGCACTGGAGGACTCACTCAGACATAATGACAATCTGCTGTTGGGTCATCCTGATGTTGGCGCTGTGAGCTGA
- the LOC115793046 gene encoding carbonyl reductase [NADPH] 1-like, with amino-acid sequence MSTRVVVVTGSNKGIGLAIVRALCKQFEGDVFLTARDVSRGEEAVQALNTEGLKPMFHQLDIDDLNSIKTAADFFKEKYGGVDVLVNNAAIAFKMADTTPFGIQAEVTVKTNFFSTRNMLTCFSELIKPGGRVVNVSSMVSVRALNQCNPDLQQQFRNENITEEELGDLMQRFIDDAKKGEHKQCGWPDTAYGVSKIGVTVLSMIHARRLSKERPNDGILLNACCPGWVRTDMAGPKAPKSPDEGAITPVYLALLPPGAKEPHGQFVSEKTVQKW; translated from the exons ATGTCAACCAGGGTTGTTGTGGTAACAGGAAGTAACAAGGGCATCGGTCTGGCCATCGTCCGAGCGCTCTGCAAGCAGTTTGAAGGAGATGTTTTCCTCACAGCCAGAGATGT CAGCCGTGGTGAGGAGGCGGTGCAGGCTCTGAACACAGAGggactgaagcccatgtttcaCCAGCTGGACATCGACGATCTGAACAGCATCAAAACCGCCGCCGATTTCTTCAAAGAGAAATACGGAGGAGTGGACGTCCTGGTCAATAATGCTGCGATAGCATTCAAAA TGGCAGACACGACTCCGTTTGGCATCCAGGCGGAGGTCACCGTCAAGACAAACTTCTTCTCCACCAGAAACATGCTGACTTGCTTCAGTGAGCTCATCAAACCTGGAG GTCGTGTGGTGAACGTCTCCAGCATGGTCAGCGTCCGTGCTTTGAACCAGTGCAACCCGGACCTCCAGCAGCAATTCCGCAACGAGAACATCACAGAGGAAGAGCTGGGGGACCTGATGCAGCGATTCATCGACGACGCCAAGAAAGGGGAGCATAAACAGTGTGGCTGGCCTGACACGGCGTACGGAGTGTCTAAAATTGGTGTGACG GTCCTGTCCATGATTCATGCTCGTCGTCTGTCCAAGGAGAGACCCAATGACGGg ATCCTGTTGAATGCCTGCTGCCCAGGATGGGTGCGCACCGACATGGCTGGACCAAAAGCTCCCAAATCACCAGATGAGGGCGCTATCACTCCGGTGTACCTGGCTTTGCTGCCACCTGGCGCCAAAGAGCCTCACGGACAGTTTGTCTCTGAGAAGACGGTTCAGAAGTGGTGA